A genomic region of Salinibacterium sp. NK8237 contains the following coding sequences:
- a CDS encoding MFS transporter, with amino-acid sequence MTASDSAATPPSLPHGLTTHQVLSWRNAIATLFALAGFSFASWVGRIPTVRDTFDASHSEIGVLLFGLAIGSLLGLVVAGKLVERFGARIVVRACVLLFVASLAATAIIIGLVGSFFGAVISLAVFGLAFSTYDVAINLSGTANERLLGRSSMPTLHGFYSLGTMAGAGFGAAAEALHVPLATHLIVVSIIVLITALVVSAFILPERLADPPPNTVEIKIAAGELTAPKLKSVWLEPRTILIGIIVLGMAFAEGSAIDWLALAMVDGYEISNAFGTLIFGVFVTAMTATRFFGVRALDRFGRVPVLRASAGLAAAGLLLVIFSPAVWLAVVGTALWGAGAALGFPVGISAAADDPKRATARVTAVATIAYASTLIGPPMIGVLSDQVGVLNALLLIVVLAIISGLLSPYARELAGRHAYSYIDFSSPGPTSAAVSIATTEMHFVITPEQIEEAQRENERRGLGKFKRKRPGK; translated from the coding sequence ATGACAGCCTCTGACTCGGCCGCCACACCACCATCTCTTCCCCACGGCCTCACCACCCACCAAGTGCTTTCGTGGCGCAATGCGATTGCAACCCTCTTCGCGCTCGCTGGCTTTTCCTTTGCCAGTTGGGTTGGTCGCATTCCGACCGTTCGCGACACCTTTGATGCCAGTCACTCCGAAATCGGCGTGCTGCTGTTTGGGCTCGCCATCGGGTCGCTCTTGGGGCTCGTCGTTGCCGGCAAGCTCGTTGAACGGTTCGGCGCTCGGATCGTGGTGCGGGCGTGCGTTCTGCTGTTTGTCGCGTCCCTCGCGGCCACCGCGATCATCATCGGGCTCGTCGGAAGCTTCTTTGGCGCCGTGATTTCGCTCGCCGTGTTCGGCTTGGCCTTCAGCACGTACGACGTCGCTATTAACCTGTCGGGCACCGCCAATGAACGGCTGCTCGGCCGTTCGAGCATGCCCACTCTGCACGGGTTTTACAGTCTCGGCACGATGGCCGGGGCTGGATTTGGAGCGGCGGCGGAAGCTCTGCACGTCCCTCTCGCCACCCACCTGATCGTGGTGTCGATAATCGTGCTGATCACCGCACTGGTCGTTTCCGCGTTCATCCTTCCGGAGCGTCTGGCGGATCCCCCGCCGAACACGGTTGAGATAAAGATCGCCGCCGGAGAGCTGACCGCACCGAAGCTCAAGAGTGTCTGGCTTGAACCACGCACCATCCTGATCGGCATCATCGTGCTCGGCATGGCCTTCGCTGAAGGCTCGGCCATTGACTGGCTCGCGCTCGCCATGGTTGATGGCTACGAAATCTCCAACGCCTTCGGCACCCTCATCTTCGGTGTCTTCGTGACCGCCATGACCGCAACCCGCTTCTTCGGAGTTCGCGCCCTTGACCGCTTTGGCCGCGTGCCCGTGCTGCGCGCATCCGCTGGTCTGGCCGCTGCTGGCCTGCTTCTCGTCATCTTCTCGCCTGCTGTCTGGCTCGCCGTTGTGGGCACCGCACTGTGGGGCGCGGGCGCCGCGCTCGGTTTCCCCGTGGGAATCTCGGCCGCTGCCGACGACCCCAAGCGCGCCACCGCCAGAGTCACCGCCGTCGCGACGATTGCGTACGCGTCAACCCTCATTGGACCGCCCATGATTGGTGTACTCAGTGACCAAGTCGGCGTGCTGAATGCTCTGCTGCTCATCGTTGTTCTCGCCATCATTTCTGGGCTACTTTCGCCGTACGCCCGCGAGCTGGCAGGCCGCCACGCTTACAGCTACATCGACTTCTCTTCGCCGGGTCCAACATCCGCTGCCGTCAGTATTGCGACCACAGAAATGCACTTCGTGATCACGCCCGAGCAGATCGAAGAGGCTCAGCGAGAGAACGAACGACGCGGCTTGGGCAAGTTCAAGCGCAAGCGCCCCGGCAAATAG
- a CDS encoding M13 family metallopeptidase has translation MSAESSLPSGIAVNDLDEKVRPQDDLFRHVNGAWIDRTEIPSDKARYGSFMVLAEEAEEAVRDIIIESQSAEPGTEARKVGDLYASFLDEARADELGATPIAPQLAEAAAVDSIPTLLSTLGRLERGGTSGFFQLFVDNDPGNPERYLVFLEQGGLGLPDESYYREEKFAEILAKYETFIERMLTLAGLDAPAERAARIVALETEIASKHWDNVANRDSEKTYNPMTWQAANDLTGAIDLNVWLDAIDVPAHAFDEVVVRQPSFAEGLEAVLSDDHLQAWRDWLSWQVIRTNAAYLSGEFVEANFDFYGRTLSGTPQLRARWKRGVSLVEGVLGEAVGKIYVERHFPPTAKAAMDVLVANLVEAYRQSITELEWMSPTTRERALNKLDKFTPKIGFPAKWRDYSTLEISADDLAGNVRAANEFEFQRELGKIGKELDRDEWFMTPQTINAYYNPGFNEIVFPAAILQYPFFDEGRDDAANYAAIGAVIGHEIGHGFDDQGSKYDGDGRLIDWWTPEDKAAFEERTKSLIAQYDALAPAQVPEHHVNGSLTIGENIGDLGGLAIAWKAYQLSLDGAEAPVIDDLTGAQRFFMSWAQAWQQKGRDEEVIRLLAIDPHSPNEFRCNQIVRNLDAFYETFGVTKSDSLWLDPKDRVTIW, from the coding sequence ATGAGTGCCGAATCGTCATTGCCTTCCGGAATTGCCGTCAACGATCTTGATGAGAAGGTGCGCCCTCAAGACGATCTCTTTCGCCATGTGAATGGCGCCTGGATTGACCGCACCGAGATTCCCTCAGACAAGGCTCGCTACGGCTCCTTCATGGTGCTCGCCGAAGAAGCCGAAGAGGCTGTGCGCGACATCATCATCGAATCGCAGTCCGCTGAGCCTGGCACCGAAGCACGCAAGGTCGGCGACCTCTACGCCAGCTTCCTTGACGAGGCCCGTGCCGACGAACTCGGCGCCACCCCCATCGCACCGCAGCTCGCAGAAGCCGCCGCCGTCGACTCCATCCCCACTTTGCTGAGCACTCTCGGTCGCCTCGAACGCGGCGGCACGAGCGGGTTCTTCCAACTCTTCGTCGACAACGACCCTGGCAACCCCGAGCGCTACCTCGTCTTCCTCGAACAGGGCGGCCTTGGTCTTCCTGATGAGTCGTACTACCGCGAAGAAAAGTTCGCCGAAATCCTCGCCAAGTACGAAACCTTTATTGAGCGGATGCTCACGCTCGCCGGTCTCGATGCCCCCGCTGAGCGTGCCGCCCGCATCGTCGCCCTCGAAACCGAGATCGCGTCGAAGCATTGGGATAACGTCGCCAACCGCGATAGCGAAAAGACGTACAACCCGATGACGTGGCAGGCTGCCAATGACCTCACGGGCGCGATCGACTTGAACGTGTGGCTCGACGCCATCGATGTTCCCGCCCACGCCTTCGACGAGGTTGTTGTGCGTCAACCCAGCTTCGCCGAAGGGCTCGAGGCCGTGCTGAGTGACGACCACCTGCAGGCGTGGCGTGACTGGTTGTCGTGGCAGGTCATCCGCACGAACGCCGCGTATCTTTCTGGCGAATTCGTTGAAGCCAACTTCGACTTCTACGGCCGTACGCTGTCGGGCACGCCCCAACTTCGTGCTCGCTGGAAGCGCGGCGTCTCGCTGGTTGAAGGAGTGCTTGGCGAAGCCGTCGGCAAGATTTACGTTGAGCGCCACTTCCCGCCGACGGCGAAGGCGGCGATGGATGTGCTCGTCGCTAACCTCGTTGAGGCTTACCGTCAGTCGATCACCGAGCTCGAATGGATGAGCCCAACCACGCGTGAGCGTGCTCTCAACAAGCTCGACAAGTTCACTCCCAAGATTGGTTTCCCCGCCAAGTGGCGCGACTACTCCACGCTCGAGATCAGCGCGGATGACCTCGCGGGCAACGTACGGGCAGCCAACGAGTTCGAGTTCCAGCGTGAGCTCGGCAAAATTGGCAAAGAGCTCGACCGCGACGAGTGGTTCATGACTCCCCAAACCATCAACGCGTATTACAACCCCGGCTTCAACGAGATCGTGTTCCCCGCCGCCATCCTGCAGTACCCGTTCTTTGACGAGGGTCGGGATGACGCCGCCAACTACGCGGCCATCGGTGCCGTCATCGGGCACGAGATTGGCCACGGTTTCGACGACCAGGGTTCCAAATACGATGGCGACGGTCGCCTCATCGACTGGTGGACTCCCGAAGACAAGGCCGCGTTCGAAGAGCGCACCAAATCGCTCATCGCTCAGTACGACGCGCTTGCTCCTGCTCAAGTTCCCGAGCACCACGTCAATGGGTCGCTCACGATTGGCGAGAACATCGGCGACCTCGGCGGGCTCGCGATCGCGTGGAAGGCTTACCAACTCTCTCTCGACGGAGCCGAAGCTCCCGTCATCGACGACCTCACCGGCGCGCAGCGATTCTTCATGTCTTGGGCGCAGGCGTGGCAGCAAAAGGGACGCGATGAAGAGGTGATTCGCTTGCTCGCAATCGATCCTCATTCGCCGAACGAGTTCCGATGCAACCAAATTGTTCGCAATCTTGACGCGTTCTATGAGACATTTGGTGTTACGAAATCCGATTCGTTGTGGCTGGACCCGAAAGATCGCGTCACTATTTGGTAG
- a CDS encoding serine hydrolase produces MVEIEQTRERRNRIRTPRVAKHAGTGEVPNFTSTFDALGKLKLADRSVRVSASAVDINTGKTILSIDDRVELPTASIGKILLLIEVAARFDSRDFAPYGILDKVPGASVGSAGLWQHLQAPSLPVADLAALVGATNDNLATNILLRQIGLDAVRARTESLGLTKTALLDLVRDTRGPDDAPQLSVGSAVELSWLFGALARGEIVNSIASQRVLGWLSLNADLSLVASAFGLDPLAHRGADHNTLLVNKTGIDQGVRAEAGALRGNKRAVAYAASIQFDDKDIRSRLRVIEAMRTFGFDLLEYVH; encoded by the coding sequence TTGGTAGAGATCGAGCAAACCCGAGAACGCCGGAATCGCATTCGCACCCCCCGAGTTGCGAAGCATGCCGGAACTGGAGAAGTACCCAACTTCACCAGTACCTTTGACGCGCTTGGAAAACTGAAGCTTGCCGATCGCAGCGTGCGCGTATCTGCCAGTGCCGTTGACATCAACACTGGCAAGACGATCCTCAGTATCGACGATCGCGTGGAGCTTCCCACGGCCAGCATCGGCAAAATCCTGCTGCTCATCGAAGTAGCGGCGCGATTCGATAGCCGAGACTTTGCGCCCTACGGCATCCTCGACAAAGTGCCCGGCGCATCCGTTGGCTCTGCCGGCCTCTGGCAACACTTGCAAGCACCATCGCTACCTGTTGCCGACTTGGCCGCGCTCGTTGGCGCCACCAATGACAACCTGGCGACCAACATTTTGCTGCGCCAGATCGGTTTGGATGCCGTGCGAGCCCGCACCGAATCCCTCGGTCTCACTAAGACAGCACTCCTCGATCTCGTGCGCGACACTCGCGGACCCGACGACGCACCCCAGCTCTCCGTCGGTTCCGCCGTGGAACTCAGCTGGCTATTTGGTGCGCTCGCCCGCGGGGAAATTGTGAACTCGATCGCCAGTCAGCGCGTGCTCGGCTGGCTCTCGCTCAACGCGGACCTGTCACTCGTGGCGAGCGCGTTTGGGCTTGATCCTCTCGCTCACCGCGGAGCAGACCACAACACTCTGCTCGTGAACAAGACCGGAATCGACCAGGGCGTGCGAGCGGAAGCCGGCGCGCTCAGAGGCAACAAGCGTGCGGTCGCCTACGCGGCATCCATCCAGTTTGATGACAAAGACATTCGGTCACGGTTGCGAGTGATCGAGGCGATGCGCACCTTCGGTTTCGACCTGCTGGAGTACGTGCACTAA
- a CDS encoding DUF2510 domain-containing protein: protein MTDGTSIPAGWYRDPLGGLQLRWWDSTAWTEHVSALDSTPTPPNVTIDEEQFNVSAPATATDPDVLVIHPAPRKSARDHANASASTAPSMPAMARTASTVTATAAPSAPRRATAQILDVTPIEDDNNRADAASSATSPGKRRKGSVDIALPAATWNALNRAITEAVHSSTDPLVELRFADAPTLVIDPRGGVYWWAQPLEKLSETTTDGDVETVTRTLAIHHSEAGRDWEPLIWLIGTQAQPESFDPLSLSGARFKLRRWPNLTTLTHTTDQMSMTAMLGAAYLTITELASLAHVPEDEARRLVSTFELMGLLTHTVDTTADVIRLPETEASKEGIFSRLKARFRR from the coding sequence ATGACCGACGGAACCAGTATCCCCGCTGGGTGGTACCGCGACCCGCTCGGTGGTCTGCAGCTTCGCTGGTGGGACTCCACCGCATGGACCGAACACGTTTCGGCTCTCGACAGCACGCCAACACCACCGAACGTCACGATCGATGAAGAACAGTTCAACGTCAGCGCTCCCGCCACTGCCACGGACCCCGACGTACTCGTCATTCACCCAGCGCCGCGCAAGAGCGCCCGTGATCATGCGAACGCCAGCGCCTCTACGGCTCCGTCCATGCCTGCAATGGCACGCACGGCATCCACCGTTACAGCCACGGCTGCACCCAGTGCGCCACGGCGAGCGACAGCACAAATCCTCGACGTGACGCCGATTGAAGACGACAACAACCGAGCGGATGCCGCCTCTTCGGCGACCTCGCCTGGCAAGCGTCGCAAGGGCAGTGTCGACATCGCGCTCCCGGCAGCCACGTGGAATGCACTCAACCGTGCCATCACGGAAGCCGTCCACTCTTCGACGGATCCTCTCGTGGAGCTCCGCTTCGCCGACGCTCCCACTCTGGTCATTGATCCCCGCGGTGGCGTCTACTGGTGGGCTCAGCCGCTCGAAAAACTGTCCGAAACGACCACCGACGGTGACGTCGAGACGGTCACGCGCACGCTCGCCATTCATCACAGTGAGGCCGGCCGCGATTGGGAACCTCTCATCTGGCTCATCGGCACGCAAGCTCAGCCCGAGTCGTTTGATCCGCTCAGCCTCTCCGGTGCTCGTTTCAAACTGCGTCGCTGGCCGAACCTCACCACGCTCACCCACACCACAGACCAGATGAGCATGACGGCAATGCTCGGCGCCGCCTACTTGACCATCACCGAACTCGCCTCCCTTGCGCACGTTCCCGAAGATGAAGCGCGCCGGCTGGTGTCCACGTTTGAACTGATGGGGCTGCTGACTCACACGGTCGATACGACCGCAGACGTGATTCGGCTGCCTGAGACGGAAGCCTCGAAAGAGGGCATTTTCTCGCGGCTTAAAGCACGCTTCCGTCGCTAG
- a CDS encoding roadblock/LC7 domain-containing protein: MNLTPAPTAAIASHLNPVHIEAGNVTLAEMQDLASSLTFAALLTDDGFEIVHLNDSHADGGRFASMSSSVQALSDAVAHELKIGTNEYVIIASELGHVIQLRVQGHPIVLAALFDTHETLGKGLSIARIAARRMAELIA; the protein is encoded by the coding sequence ATGAACCTCACCCCTGCGCCCACCGCTGCCATCGCGTCGCACCTGAACCCCGTCCACATCGAAGCCGGCAATGTCACCCTCGCCGAAATGCAAGACCTCGCGAGCTCGCTCACGTTCGCCGCGCTGCTCACCGATGACGGCTTCGAGATCGTTCACCTCAACGACTCCCACGCTGATGGCGGACGTTTCGCCAGCATGTCCAGCTCAGTGCAAGCACTCAGCGACGCTGTCGCCCACGAACTGAAAATCGGCACCAACGAGTACGTGATCATTGCATCCGAACTCGGCCACGTCATCCAACTGCGCGTACAAGGGCACCCCATCGTGCTCGCCGCGCTGTTCGACACTCACGAAACTTTGGGCAAGGGCCTCTCGATCGCACGCATAGCCGCGCGTCGCATGGCCGAGCTCATCGCGTAA
- a CDS encoding ATP/GTP-binding protein encodes MSEHVVLFAGPMGSGKTTAIRSLSEIDVVSTEATNTDRETADKETTTVALDYGEITIDDVTKVRLYGVPGQKRFDFMWSILAGRARGLLLLINNDAPDSVALLLDYLNDFRELHARGAVVIGVTKSDVSETPSVADYSAALTAASPDQLIPVFTVDPRNAEEMRTLLLTLVASVEMRELLAPAPTPISENI; translated from the coding sequence ATGTCTGAGCATGTCGTTTTGTTTGCTGGCCCCATGGGCTCCGGCAAGACGACCGCTATTCGCAGTTTGAGCGAGATCGACGTGGTGTCCACTGAGGCTACCAACACTGATCGCGAGACAGCGGACAAAGAGACCACAACGGTCGCGCTCGACTACGGCGAGATCACCATTGACGACGTCACGAAGGTTCGCCTCTACGGCGTTCCAGGACAAAAGCGTTTCGATTTCATGTGGTCAATTTTGGCCGGCCGCGCACGTGGTCTCCTTCTTCTCATCAACAACGATGCACCTGACTCGGTCGCGCTGCTTCTCGACTACCTCAACGACTTCCGTGAGCTTCACGCCCGCGGCGCCGTCGTCATCGGCGTCACCAAGTCTGACGTTTCTGAAACACCCAGCGTTGCCGACTATTCGGCCGCGCTCACCGCTGCGTCCCCCGACCAGCTGATTCCCGTGTTCACCGTCGACCCTCGCAATGCCGAAGAGATGCGCACCCTGCTGCTGACCCTCGTTGCCAGTGTCGAAATGCGTGAACTCCTTGCACCTGCCCCGACACCGATCTCCGAGAACATCTAA
- a CDS encoding GNAT family N-acetyltransferase translates to MKPYESTVPLHTERLVLRRLTPSEHDIDDLHAQQSDPELTTYMLYEPRDRATIIKKIAEWTASEVLAETDDYVQLAIELPDAVPPVAAGAEPSAHYRERRPVMIGTLYFKIESAEDSNAEIGWALHPDFQGKGYAREAAAALLDLAFDTLKLHRVFANLDPRNDDSVRLCLALGMRHEAHHVEDMWFKAAWADTGIYAILDREWAAHRHN, encoded by the coding sequence ATGAAACCGTATGAGTCAACAGTTCCTCTGCACACCGAGCGCCTTGTGCTGCGCCGCCTCACGCCCAGCGAGCACGATATCGATGACCTGCACGCCCAGCAGTCAGACCCCGAGCTCACCACCTACATGCTCTATGAGCCCCGCGACCGCGCCACAATAATCAAAAAGATCGCCGAGTGGACAGCGAGCGAAGTTCTCGCCGAGACTGACGATTATGTGCAGCTGGCAATCGAGTTGCCGGATGCTGTTCCTCCTGTTGCTGCGGGTGCGGAGCCCTCAGCTCACTACCGCGAGCGCCGCCCGGTGATGATCGGAACCCTGTATTTCAAGATCGAGAGTGCTGAGGATTCGAATGCCGAGATCGGGTGGGCTCTGCATCCTGATTTTCAGGGCAAGGGCTATGCCCGGGAGGCAGCAGCCGCTCTGCTCGATCTCGCTTTTGACACGTTGAAGCTGCACCGAGTTTTCGCCAACTTGGATCCCCGAAACGACGATTCCGTTCGTTTGTGTCTCGCCCTTGGCATGCGGCATGAAGCACATCACGTAGAAGATATGTGGTTCAAGGCCGCGTGGGCCGACACCGGAATTTACGCAATTCTCGACCGCGAATGGGCCGCACACCGGCACAACTAG
- a CDS encoding glutamyl-tRNA reductase, translated as MLLCLSSNHRNASLDVLESLSEVAPAATVDLVSHNDFVAGAVLVATCNRFEAYLDVEEPLTAATAITVCSLLESLSERTGLSIDTLHSSIAVHEGADAAAHLFAVTSGLESVVIGEAEISGQVSRALDQARKDGTTTRDLERLFQRATHTSRGIKNNTAIGGSGKSLVRLALELASSRVADWSTTRVLVVGTGRYAVTTVNALRDKGALDLRVFSPSGRDAAFALKHGLTQSEDFDVDVIVTCTVSALLGTERFSAASKCLVLDLGLPRNVDPAVGHLDGVDLLDLETISLHAPLEELNAHADARDLVRTAAHEFAAESQAEPAIVALRKHHFALLEAEIARATARGAGDETISALRHLGGVLLHGPSVRAREFAADGRVAEFDAALSALYNIPVERTARASDAHARPQTA; from the coding sequence GTGCTCCTGTGTCTTAGCTCGAATCATCGCAACGCGAGCTTAGACGTACTCGAAAGTCTGTCTGAGGTCGCCCCGGCGGCCACCGTCGACCTCGTTTCGCACAATGATTTCGTTGCCGGAGCCGTTCTGGTTGCCACCTGCAACCGCTTCGAGGCCTACCTCGATGTCGAGGAACCACTCACTGCCGCCACGGCCATTACGGTCTGCTCGCTGCTCGAATCACTGAGCGAGCGCACCGGCCTCAGCATCGACACGCTCCATTCCTCCATCGCTGTTCATGAGGGGGCGGATGCCGCAGCTCACCTCTTTGCGGTGACGTCGGGACTTGAGTCCGTTGTGATCGGCGAAGCCGAGATCTCAGGTCAGGTCAGCCGCGCGCTCGATCAGGCACGCAAAGACGGCACGACCACTCGCGACCTTGAGCGCCTCTTTCAGCGCGCAACACACACGAGTCGCGGCATCAAGAACAACACCGCCATAGGTGGTTCGGGCAAGTCACTCGTGCGCCTCGCTCTCGAGCTTGCGTCAAGCCGCGTCGCTGACTGGTCGACGACGCGCGTGCTTGTGGTCGGCACTGGTCGCTACGCCGTCACCACCGTGAATGCTCTGCGCGACAAGGGAGCCCTCGACCTGCGCGTCTTCTCCCCCTCGGGGCGCGACGCCGCCTTCGCCCTCAAGCACGGCCTTACTCAGAGCGAAGATTTCGACGTCGATGTCATCGTCACGTGTACCGTGAGCGCGCTTCTCGGCACAGAACGCTTCTCGGCCGCCAGCAAGTGCCTCGTGCTTGACCTCGGCCTCCCCCGCAACGTCGACCCCGCCGTTGGCCACCTCGACGGCGTTGACCTGCTTGACCTCGAAACCATCAGCCTGCACGCGCCGCTCGAAGAGCTGAACGCTCATGCGGATGCTCGCGATCTGGTTCGCACGGCCGCCCACGAATTCGCTGCCGAAAGCCAGGCGGAGCCAGCCATCGTTGCTCTTCGCAAGCACCACTTCGCCCTCCTCGAGGCAGAAATCGCTCGCGCCACTGCCCGCGGAGCCGGTGACGAAACCATTTCGGCGCTGCGTCACCTCGGTGGCGTGCTGCTGCACGGCCCTTCGGTGCGGGCCCGCGAGTTCGCGGCTGACGGCCGCGTCGCTGAGTTTGATGCGGCACTCTCGGCTCTCTACAACATCCCGGTCGAGCGCACAGCGCGGGCAAGCGATGCCCACGCCCGACCTCAGACGGCCTAA
- the hemE gene encoding uroporphyrinogen decarboxylase → MTLNSDHPLLDGRTANSPIIRAYRGDRPETTPVWFMRQAGRSLPEYRKLREGNEMLEACLTPDLASEITMQPVRRHNVDAAIFFSDIVIPAKLAGVEVEIVPGRGPVFANPIRTAADVAKLHPIDPAAFAPIREAVAQTVAQLGTTPLIGFAGAPFTLASYMVEGGPSKDQQRARTLMYSDPQTWANLLNWCADVAGEFLIAQVEAGASAVQLFDSWVGSLSEQQYVRRVAPHSKRVLSHLRGYDVPKVHFGVGSGEVLQAMHGVGADVMGVDWRIPLDEADRRLGGGVPLQGNIDPALLGAPWHVLEAHVRDVMNRGRVAPAHVVNLGHGVGPDTDPDVLTKIVELVHEEG, encoded by the coding sequence GTGACTTTGAATTCTGACCACCCACTTCTCGACGGCCGCACAGCTAACTCGCCTATCATCCGGGCCTACCGCGGCGATCGCCCCGAAACCACTCCCGTCTGGTTTATGCGCCAGGCCGGCCGCTCCCTTCCTGAGTACCGCAAACTGCGCGAAGGTAACGAAATGTTGGAGGCGTGCCTCACGCCCGACCTCGCGAGCGAAATCACGATGCAGCCCGTGCGTCGCCACAATGTCGACGCCGCTATTTTCTTCAGCGATATCGTGATCCCCGCCAAGCTTGCCGGCGTTGAGGTCGAGATTGTTCCCGGTCGTGGCCCCGTGTTCGCTAACCCGATTCGTACGGCGGCGGATGTCGCCAAGCTGCACCCGATCGACCCGGCTGCGTTTGCGCCGATCCGCGAGGCTGTCGCGCAAACCGTTGCTCAACTGGGAACCACCCCGCTGATCGGTTTCGCTGGAGCACCATTCACTCTCGCGTCGTACATGGTCGAGGGTGGCCCGAGCAAAGACCAGCAGCGTGCCCGCACGCTCATGTATTCCGACCCGCAGACCTGGGCGAACTTGCTCAATTGGTGTGCCGATGTCGCTGGCGAATTCTTAATCGCCCAGGTTGAGGCTGGTGCCTCTGCCGTTCAACTCTTTGACTCCTGGGTCGGGTCGCTTTCGGAGCAGCAGTACGTGCGCCGGGTTGCCCCGCACTCCAAGCGCGTTCTTTCGCACTTGCGCGGTTACGACGTTCCGAAGGTTCACTTTGGTGTCGGCAGCGGCGAAGTTTTGCAGGCCATGCACGGCGTTGGTGCCGACGTGATGGGCGTTGACTGGCGCATCCCGCTCGATGAGGCTGACCGTCGCCTCGGTGGCGGAGTGCCGTTGCAGGGCAACATCGACCCCGCACTGCTCGGCGCACCGTGGCATGTGCTCGAAGCGCACGTGCGCGACGTCATGAACCGTGGCCGCGTTGCCCCAGCCCACGTCGTGAATCTCGGCCACGGGGTTGGCCCCGACACTGATCCGGATGTGCTCACCAAGATCGTGGAGCTCGTTCACGAGGAAGGTTAG
- a CDS encoding NAD(P)/FAD-dependent oxidoreductase, with product MSTTEFTVVGGGIAGLVTARRLAMAGRTVRLIEASDHLGGTVASHLVGGINLDAGAESFATRGDTVADLARELGLVDDIVSPSDEGAWLQPVDGVALPLPSTGILGIPATPLDAQTIAVIGLGGAMRAQLDSLIPWFGKRTDISLGALVRRRMGKAVVEKLVAPVVYGVYSLHPDDLPLDRVVTLKERLALHGSLAAAVRSMRGAMPAGTAVQGIRGGISRLVTELAADLKTYGVIVERGRRIESAEALADLDGTVIVAAPGILAPVRGRTVTLATLVLDTPALDAEPRGSGVLVAPGCTAVSARALTHATAKWQWLKEQANGRHVVRLSYNEVPAGDFADVARHDAEVLLGVSLPPESVIDFARREWVRPAALAAAERTDGVVVVGETVGGTGLAGIVTHANATADRLLALEPKEPAAEPAADPADGPTTEADEASTEVS from the coding sequence GTGAGCACGACAGAATTCACCGTCGTCGGCGGCGGCATCGCAGGGCTCGTCACTGCGCGGCGTCTCGCGATGGCTGGCCGAACCGTGCGCCTCATTGAGGCGAGCGATCATCTCGGCGGCACGGTGGCATCCCACCTGGTTGGCGGTATCAATCTGGATGCCGGAGCCGAAAGCTTTGCCACCCGCGGCGATACTGTTGCCGACCTCGCTCGCGAGCTGGGACTTGTCGATGACATCGTTTCGCCGAGCGACGAAGGTGCCTGGCTGCAGCCCGTGGATGGCGTGGCCCTCCCGTTGCCCAGCACCGGCATTTTGGGCATTCCGGCAACACCGCTCGACGCTCAGACAATCGCCGTAATTGGCTTGGGCGGAGCGATGCGGGCTCAACTCGATTCGCTGATTCCGTGGTTTGGCAAGCGCACCGATATTTCGCTGGGCGCTCTCGTGCGCCGCCGCATGGGTAAAGCGGTCGTGGAGAAACTGGTCGCACCCGTTGTGTACGGCGTGTACTCGCTGCACCCCGACGATCTTCCGCTCGACCGCGTTGTAACGCTCAAGGAACGCCTCGCCCTGCACGGGTCGCTGGCGGCAGCGGTGCGTTCGATGCGCGGCGCGATGCCGGCCGGAACAGCGGTTCAGGGCATCCGGGGTGGCATCAGTCGTCTCGTCACTGAGTTGGCCGCCGACCTGAAGACTTACGGCGTGATTGTCGAGCGCGGGCGCCGCATTGAGAGTGCTGAGGCGCTCGCCGACCTCGACGGCACTGTCATTGTGGCGGCCCCCGGCATCCTTGCCCCGGTTCGTGGCCGCACCGTCACGCTCGCGACTCTTGTGCTTGATACGCCCGCGTTGGATGCCGAACCCCGCGGTTCGGGAGTGCTCGTCGCCCCCGGCTGCACTGCGGTTTCCGCTCGCGCCCTCACCCATGCGACCGCCAAGTGGCAATGGTTGAAAGAGCAAGCGAATGGCCGCCACGTCGTGCGCCTTTCGTACAACGAGGTGCCCGCCGGAGATTTTGCCGACGTCGCTCGTCACGATGCTGAAGTGCTGCTCGGGGTCTCGTTGCCGCCGGAGTCGGTCATTGACTTTGCTCGTCGCGAATGGGTTCGCCCCGCCGCGCTCGCCGCCGCTGAGCGCACGGATGGCGTAGTGGTTGTCGGCGAAACCGTCGGCGGAACCGGGTTGGCTGGCATCGTCACGCACGCCAATGCCACGGCCGATCGCCTGCTGGCGCTCGAGCCCAAGGAGCCTGCTGCGGAACCTGCCGCAGACCCCGCGGACGGCCCCACCACCGAGGCCGACGAAGCATCCACAGAGGTAAGCTAG